From Ascaphus truei isolate aAscTru1 chromosome 17, aAscTru1.hap1, whole genome shotgun sequence, the proteins below share one genomic window:
- the LOC142468235 gene encoding fibrinogen-like protein 1: MFSVPSCRKMLWLVLLLLLLDLGLLRSETAECGEGKDDQACLDLLVAMPPPDSNCDGPVGCRLHFLSPDEQPSPEEMREVHQELHQEFKQTLKQTGADGGSRQQNPKTKNVIDRLSLVESNVISITSKLQKLQEESKVNLSSIEDRLNSLVVLLLGILSGCELPCNESVQKLSLLESRRLKTLETKEDLPLTLKGVGNTGASVESSEKPERLFPRDCAEIHKQGIRDNGIYTIQPVPLRQPFEAYCDMVTDGGGWTVFQRRQDGTVDFNRTWQDYKQGFGSLQGEHWLGNENLHSLTRFGQHSLRVELEDWYGVKRHAIYRKFKVASEQNKYKLTSREYQGNAGNALSYSRNYNHDHKHFTTHDSDNDNYPSGNCGTYYGAGWWFDSCLAANLNGKYHRGRYSGVTNGIYWGTWYILTDKRTNQKYSFKKVEMKTRIFHV; the protein is encoded by the exons ATGTTCAGCGTCCCCTCCTGCAGGAAGATGCTGTGGCTGGTTCTTCTCCTGCTGCTGCTAGACTTGGGTTTACTTAGGTCTGAAACTGCTGAGTGCGGTGAAGGGAAAGATGACCAAGCTTGTTTGGACCTTCTGGTGGCCATGCCACCACCGGACTCCAACTGTGATGGACCTGTGGGCTGCAggcttcattttctctccccagaTGAGCAGCCTTCTCCTGAGGAAATGAGGGAGGTGCATCAGGAACTTCATCAGGAGTTCAAGCAGACCCTAAAGCAGACTGGGGCTGACGGAGGAAGTAGGCAGCAAAACCCCAAGACCAAGAATGTGATAGACAGGTTGagcctggtggaatccaatgtcATCTCCATCACCTCCAAGCTCCAGAAGCTGCAGGAGGAGAGCAAGGTGAACCTGAGCAGCATAGAGGACAGGCTGAACTCACTGGTGGTGCTTCTCCTGGGGATACTGTCTGGCTGTGAACTGCCCTGCAACGAGTCTGTCCAGAAATTATCTCTACTAG AAAGCCGACGCCTCAAGACACTTGAAACAAAGGAAGACCTGCCGTTGACTCTGAAGGGTGTTGGCAACACAGGCGCGTCAG TTGAGTCTTCGGAGAAGCCAGAGAGACTGTTTCCGCGGGACTGCGCCGAAATCCATAAACAAGGAATTAGAGACAACGGGATCTACACCATTCAGCCCGTCCCTCTCAGACAACCCTTTGAG GCTTATTGTGACATGGTCACTGATGGCGGTGGTTGGACGGTATTCCAGAGGAGGCAAGATGGCACAGTAGATTTTAACCGTACCTGGCAGGATTACAAGCAGGGGTTTGGCAGCCTGCAGGGGGAGCATTGGCTGGGGAACGAGAACCTGCACAGCCTCACCAGGTTCGGTCAACACTCCCTCCGCGTTGAACTGGAGGACTGGTATGGCGTCAAGAGACATGCCATCTACAGGAAGTTCAAAGTGGCCAGCGAGCAAAACAAGTACAAGCTGACGTCCAGGGAGTACCAAGGCAACGCCGGCAACGCGCTGAGCTACAGCCGGAACTACAACCACGACCACAAGCATTTCACAACTCACGACAGCGACAACGACAACTACCCGTCGGGGAACTGCGGCACTTACTATGGCGCCGGATGGTGGTTCGATTCCTGCCTGGCCGCTAATTTGAATGGGAAGTATCACAGGGGACGATACAGCGGGGTGACCAATGGCATTTACTGGGGCACGTGGTATATTCTCACGGACAAGAGGACGAACCAGAAATATTCGTTCAAGAAAGTGGAGATGAAAACCAGGATTTTTCATGTGTAA